Proteins encoded by one window of Scatophagus argus isolate fScaArg1 chromosome 4, fScaArg1.pri, whole genome shotgun sequence:
- the LOC124058522 gene encoding izumo sperm-egg fusion protein 1 isoform X5 — protein MMLVLVSLLCTVPSVKACLQCDRRIRRLLEDFILSASTVDNQIEMKRICDHAYVTYKETSRERKGVIDPTTLYRARSEYQSEFHRFLKTQHTGSETFEAIQIMEKGRKILEKHLDTFIRDGLCPNKCGLLRQRVMDCFSCHYKTYICPSPSGQQDCGEYPVQAEEGGQAVLNCFVPWHRLLLGRPEYHYSWAAGVPGSEKVTLTSKLNEQDFKALVVTDDSSVILNQLHVAEQGTYRCSLQSRNGTVFYRVTFLLTVVPLPHQTHRSIISLPPLPYGDNYSPFKPTEGLLVPVTTMVTALSLAASVGLTVVLG, from the exons ATGATGCTCGTATTGGTGTCCCTGCTCTGCACTGTCCCTTCAGTCAAGGCCTGTCTGCAGTGTGACCGCAGGATCAGGCGCCTGCTTGAGGACTTCATCCTGTCTGCATCCACCGTGGACAAccaaattgaaatgaaaaggatTTGCGACCATGCCTATGTGACCTACAAAGAGACGAGCAGAGAACGAAAAGGAGTCATTG ATCCCACCACTTTGTACAGAGCCAGGAGTGAGTACCAGAGTGAATTTCACCGCTTCTTGAAAACTCAGCACACTG gATCAGAAACATTTGAAGCCATTCAGATCATGGAGAAGGGCAGGAAGATCTTAGAGAAGCACTTGGACACATTCATCCGTGATG GATTGTGCCCTAACAAGTGTG GGCTTTTGAGACAAAGAGTAATGGATTGCTTCTCCTGCCACTACAAGACTTATATCTGTCCCTCACCCTCTGGCCAGCAGGATTGTGGTG AGTACCCAGTACAGGCTGAGGAGGGAGGCCAGGCAGTGCTGAACTGTTTTGTCCCATGGCATCGCCTTCTATTGGGAAGACCAGAGTACCACTACTCCTGGGCCGCTGGTGTGCCAGGAAGTGAAAAGGTCACTCTGACTTCAAAG CTGAACGAGCAGGACTTCAAAGCCTTGGTAGTGACAGATGACTCATCTGTGATCTTAAATCAACTGCATGTGGCTGAACAAGGAACATATCGCTGCTCTCTGCAGAGCCGAAATGGAACCGTCTTCTACCGAGTCACTTTTCTACTCACTG TTGTGCCTTTGCCTCACCAAACTCACCGTTCCATCATCAGTCTTCCTCCCCTGCCTTATGGAGACAACTACTCACCTTTTAAACCCACTGAGGGCCTGCTGGTGCCAGTCACGACCATGGTTACTGCTCTGAGTCTGGCAGCGAGCGTAGGCCTCACAGTTGTCCTGGGGTGA
- the LOC124058522 gene encoding izumo sperm-egg fusion protein 1 isoform X4, with the protein MMLVLVSLLCTVPSVKACLQCDRRIRRLLEDFILSASTVDNQIEMKRICDHAYVTYKETSRERKGVIDPTTLYRARSEYQSEFHRFLKTQHTGSETFEAIQIMEKGRKILEKHLDTFIRDGLLRQRVMDCFSCHYKTYICPSPSGQQDCGEYPVQAEEGGQAVLNCFVPWHRLLLGRPEYHYSWAAGVPGSEKVTLTSKLNEQDFKALVVTDDSSVILNQLHVAEQGTYRCSLQSRNGTVFYRVTFLLTVVPLPHQTHRSIISLPPLPYGDNYSPFKPTEGLLVPVTTMVTALSLAASVGLTVVLGLMICRRRTATEPRRRRKEDKTTENTV; encoded by the exons ATGATGCTCGTATTGGTGTCCCTGCTCTGCACTGTCCCTTCAGTCAAGGCCTGTCTGCAGTGTGACCGCAGGATCAGGCGCCTGCTTGAGGACTTCATCCTGTCTGCATCCACCGTGGACAAccaaattgaaatgaaaaggatTTGCGACCATGCCTATGTGACCTACAAAGAGACGAGCAGAGAACGAAAAGGAGTCATTG ATCCCACCACTTTGTACAGAGCCAGGAGTGAGTACCAGAGTGAATTTCACCGCTTCTTGAAAACTCAGCACACTG gATCAGAAACATTTGAAGCCATTCAGATCATGGAGAAGGGCAGGAAGATCTTAGAGAAGCACTTGGACACATTCATCCGTGATG GGCTTTTGAGACAAAGAGTAATGGATTGCTTCTCCTGCCACTACAAGACTTATATCTGTCCCTCACCCTCTGGCCAGCAGGATTGTGGTG AGTACCCAGTACAGGCTGAGGAGGGAGGCCAGGCAGTGCTGAACTGTTTTGTCCCATGGCATCGCCTTCTATTGGGAAGACCAGAGTACCACTACTCCTGGGCCGCTGGTGTGCCAGGAAGTGAAAAGGTCACTCTGACTTCAAAG CTGAACGAGCAGGACTTCAAAGCCTTGGTAGTGACAGATGACTCATCTGTGATCTTAAATCAACTGCATGTGGCTGAACAAGGAACATATCGCTGCTCTCTGCAGAGCCGAAATGGAACCGTCTTCTACCGAGTCACTTTTCTACTCACTG TTGTGCCTTTGCCTCACCAAACTCACCGTTCCATCATCAGTCTTCCTCCCCTGCCTTATGGAGACAACTACTCACCTTTTAAACCCACTGAGGGCCTGCTGGTGCCAGTCACGACCATGGTTACTGCTCTGAGTCTGGCAGCGAGCGTAGGCCTCACAGTTGTCCTGGG ACTGATGATATGTCGGAGGAGAACTGCCACGGAGccaagaagaaggaggaaggaggacaaaaccacagaaaacactgtgtga
- the LOC124058522 gene encoding izumo sperm-egg fusion protein 1 isoform X6, producing the protein MMLVLVSLLCTVPSVKACLQCDRRIRRLLEDFILSASTVDNQIEMKRICDHAYVTYKETSRERKGVIDPTTLYRARSEYQSEFHRFLKTQHTGSETFEAIQIMEKGRKILEKHLDTFIRDGLCPNKCEYPVQAEEGGQAVLNCFVPWHRLLLGRPEYHYSWAAGVPGSEKVTLTSKLNEQDFKALVVTDDSSVILNQLHVAEQGTYRCSLQSRNGTVFYRVTFLLTVVPLPHQTHRSIISLPPLPYGDNYSPFKPTEGLLVPVTTMVTALSLAASVGLTVVLGLMICRRRTATEPRRRRKEDKTTENTV; encoded by the exons ATGATGCTCGTATTGGTGTCCCTGCTCTGCACTGTCCCTTCAGTCAAGGCCTGTCTGCAGTGTGACCGCAGGATCAGGCGCCTGCTTGAGGACTTCATCCTGTCTGCATCCACCGTGGACAAccaaattgaaatgaaaaggatTTGCGACCATGCCTATGTGACCTACAAAGAGACGAGCAGAGAACGAAAAGGAGTCATTG ATCCCACCACTTTGTACAGAGCCAGGAGTGAGTACCAGAGTGAATTTCACCGCTTCTTGAAAACTCAGCACACTG gATCAGAAACATTTGAAGCCATTCAGATCATGGAGAAGGGCAGGAAGATCTTAGAGAAGCACTTGGACACATTCATCCGTGATG GATTGTGCCCTAACAAGTGTG AGTACCCAGTACAGGCTGAGGAGGGAGGCCAGGCAGTGCTGAACTGTTTTGTCCCATGGCATCGCCTTCTATTGGGAAGACCAGAGTACCACTACTCCTGGGCCGCTGGTGTGCCAGGAAGTGAAAAGGTCACTCTGACTTCAAAG CTGAACGAGCAGGACTTCAAAGCCTTGGTAGTGACAGATGACTCATCTGTGATCTTAAATCAACTGCATGTGGCTGAACAAGGAACATATCGCTGCTCTCTGCAGAGCCGAAATGGAACCGTCTTCTACCGAGTCACTTTTCTACTCACTG TTGTGCCTTTGCCTCACCAAACTCACCGTTCCATCATCAGTCTTCCTCCCCTGCCTTATGGAGACAACTACTCACCTTTTAAACCCACTGAGGGCCTGCTGGTGCCAGTCACGACCATGGTTACTGCTCTGAGTCTGGCAGCGAGCGTAGGCCTCACAGTTGTCCTGGG ACTGATGATATGTCGGAGGAGAACTGCCACGGAGccaagaagaaggaggaaggaggacaaaaccacagaaaacactgtgtga
- the LOC124058522 gene encoding izumo sperm-egg fusion protein 1 isoform X2 → MMLVLVSLLCTVPSVKACLQCDRRIRRLLEDFILSASTVDNQIEMKRICDHAYVTYKETSRERKGVIDPTTLYRARSEYQSEFHRFLKTQHTGSETFEAIQIMEKGRKILEKHLDTFIRDGLCPNKCGLLRQRVMDCFSCHYKTYICPSPSGQQDCEYPVQAEEGGQAVLNCFVPWHRLLLGRPEYHYSWAAGVPGSEKVTLTSKLNEQDFKALVVTDDSSVILNQLHVAEQGTYRCSLQSRNGTVFYRVTFLLTVVPLPHQTHRSIISLPPLPYGDNYSPFKPTEGLLVPVTTMVTALSLAASVGLTVVLGLMICRRRTATEPRRRRKEDKTTENTV, encoded by the exons ATGATGCTCGTATTGGTGTCCCTGCTCTGCACTGTCCCTTCAGTCAAGGCCTGTCTGCAGTGTGACCGCAGGATCAGGCGCCTGCTTGAGGACTTCATCCTGTCTGCATCCACCGTGGACAAccaaattgaaatgaaaaggatTTGCGACCATGCCTATGTGACCTACAAAGAGACGAGCAGAGAACGAAAAGGAGTCATTG ATCCCACCACTTTGTACAGAGCCAGGAGTGAGTACCAGAGTGAATTTCACCGCTTCTTGAAAACTCAGCACACTG gATCAGAAACATTTGAAGCCATTCAGATCATGGAGAAGGGCAGGAAGATCTTAGAGAAGCACTTGGACACATTCATCCGTGATG GATTGTGCCCTAACAAGTGTG GGCTTTTGAGACAAAGAGTAATGGATTGCTTCTCCTGCCACTACAAGACTTATATCTGTCCCTCACCCTCTGGCCAGCAGGATTGTG AGTACCCAGTACAGGCTGAGGAGGGAGGCCAGGCAGTGCTGAACTGTTTTGTCCCATGGCATCGCCTTCTATTGGGAAGACCAGAGTACCACTACTCCTGGGCCGCTGGTGTGCCAGGAAGTGAAAAGGTCACTCTGACTTCAAAG CTGAACGAGCAGGACTTCAAAGCCTTGGTAGTGACAGATGACTCATCTGTGATCTTAAATCAACTGCATGTGGCTGAACAAGGAACATATCGCTGCTCTCTGCAGAGCCGAAATGGAACCGTCTTCTACCGAGTCACTTTTCTACTCACTG TTGTGCCTTTGCCTCACCAAACTCACCGTTCCATCATCAGTCTTCCTCCCCTGCCTTATGGAGACAACTACTCACCTTTTAAACCCACTGAGGGCCTGCTGGTGCCAGTCACGACCATGGTTACTGCTCTGAGTCTGGCAGCGAGCGTAGGCCTCACAGTTGTCCTGGG ACTGATGATATGTCGGAGGAGAACTGCCACGGAGccaagaagaaggaggaaggaggacaaaaccacagaaaacactgtgtga
- the LOC124058522 gene encoding izumo sperm-egg fusion protein 1 isoform X7 yields the protein MMLVLVSLLCTVPSVKACLQCDRRIRRLLEDFILSASTVDNQIEMKRICDHAYVTYKETSRERKGVIDPTTLYRARSEYQSEFHRFLKTQHTGSETFEAIQIMEKGRKILEKHLDTFIRDEYPVQAEEGGQAVLNCFVPWHRLLLGRPEYHYSWAAGVPGSEKVTLTSKLNEQDFKALVVTDDSSVILNQLHVAEQGTYRCSLQSRNGTVFYRVTFLLTVVPLPHQTHRSIISLPPLPYGDNYSPFKPTEGLLVPVTTMVTALSLAASVGLTVVLGLMICRRRTATEPRRRRKEDKTTENTV from the exons ATGATGCTCGTATTGGTGTCCCTGCTCTGCACTGTCCCTTCAGTCAAGGCCTGTCTGCAGTGTGACCGCAGGATCAGGCGCCTGCTTGAGGACTTCATCCTGTCTGCATCCACCGTGGACAAccaaattgaaatgaaaaggatTTGCGACCATGCCTATGTGACCTACAAAGAGACGAGCAGAGAACGAAAAGGAGTCATTG ATCCCACCACTTTGTACAGAGCCAGGAGTGAGTACCAGAGTGAATTTCACCGCTTCTTGAAAACTCAGCACACTG gATCAGAAACATTTGAAGCCATTCAGATCATGGAGAAGGGCAGGAAGATCTTAGAGAAGCACTTGGACACATTCATCCGTGATG AGTACCCAGTACAGGCTGAGGAGGGAGGCCAGGCAGTGCTGAACTGTTTTGTCCCATGGCATCGCCTTCTATTGGGAAGACCAGAGTACCACTACTCCTGGGCCGCTGGTGTGCCAGGAAGTGAAAAGGTCACTCTGACTTCAAAG CTGAACGAGCAGGACTTCAAAGCCTTGGTAGTGACAGATGACTCATCTGTGATCTTAAATCAACTGCATGTGGCTGAACAAGGAACATATCGCTGCTCTCTGCAGAGCCGAAATGGAACCGTCTTCTACCGAGTCACTTTTCTACTCACTG TTGTGCCTTTGCCTCACCAAACTCACCGTTCCATCATCAGTCTTCCTCCCCTGCCTTATGGAGACAACTACTCACCTTTTAAACCCACTGAGGGCCTGCTGGTGCCAGTCACGACCATGGTTACTGCTCTGAGTCTGGCAGCGAGCGTAGGCCTCACAGTTGTCCTGGG ACTGATGATATGTCGGAGGAGAACTGCCACGGAGccaagaagaaggaggaaggaggacaaaaccacagaaaacactgtgtga
- the LOC124058522 gene encoding izumo sperm-egg fusion protein 1 isoform X1 — protein MMLVLVSLLCTVPSVKACLQCDRRIRRLLEDFILSASTVDNQIEMKRICDHAYVTYKETSRERKGVIDPTTLYRARSEYQSEFHRFLKTQHTGSETFEAIQIMEKGRKILEKHLDTFIRDGLCPNKCGLLRQRVMDCFSCHYKTYICPSPSGQQDCGEYPVQAEEGGQAVLNCFVPWHRLLLGRPEYHYSWAAGVPGSEKVTLTSKLNEQDFKALVVTDDSSVILNQLHVAEQGTYRCSLQSRNGTVFYRVTFLLTVVPLPHQTHRSIISLPPLPYGDNYSPFKPTEGLLVPVTTMVTALSLAASVGLTVVLGLMICRRRTATEPRRRRKEDKTTENTV, from the exons ATGATGCTCGTATTGGTGTCCCTGCTCTGCACTGTCCCTTCAGTCAAGGCCTGTCTGCAGTGTGACCGCAGGATCAGGCGCCTGCTTGAGGACTTCATCCTGTCTGCATCCACCGTGGACAAccaaattgaaatgaaaaggatTTGCGACCATGCCTATGTGACCTACAAAGAGACGAGCAGAGAACGAAAAGGAGTCATTG ATCCCACCACTTTGTACAGAGCCAGGAGTGAGTACCAGAGTGAATTTCACCGCTTCTTGAAAACTCAGCACACTG gATCAGAAACATTTGAAGCCATTCAGATCATGGAGAAGGGCAGGAAGATCTTAGAGAAGCACTTGGACACATTCATCCGTGATG GATTGTGCCCTAACAAGTGTG GGCTTTTGAGACAAAGAGTAATGGATTGCTTCTCCTGCCACTACAAGACTTATATCTGTCCCTCACCCTCTGGCCAGCAGGATTGTGGTG AGTACCCAGTACAGGCTGAGGAGGGAGGCCAGGCAGTGCTGAACTGTTTTGTCCCATGGCATCGCCTTCTATTGGGAAGACCAGAGTACCACTACTCCTGGGCCGCTGGTGTGCCAGGAAGTGAAAAGGTCACTCTGACTTCAAAG CTGAACGAGCAGGACTTCAAAGCCTTGGTAGTGACAGATGACTCATCTGTGATCTTAAATCAACTGCATGTGGCTGAACAAGGAACATATCGCTGCTCTCTGCAGAGCCGAAATGGAACCGTCTTCTACCGAGTCACTTTTCTACTCACTG TTGTGCCTTTGCCTCACCAAACTCACCGTTCCATCATCAGTCTTCCTCCCCTGCCTTATGGAGACAACTACTCACCTTTTAAACCCACTGAGGGCCTGCTGGTGCCAGTCACGACCATGGTTACTGCTCTGAGTCTGGCAGCGAGCGTAGGCCTCACAGTTGTCCTGGG ACTGATGATATGTCGGAGGAGAACTGCCACGGAGccaagaagaaggaggaaggaggacaaaaccacagaaaacactgtgtga
- the LOC124058522 gene encoding izumo sperm-egg fusion protein 1 isoform X8 translates to MMLVLVSLLCTVPSVKACLQCDRRIRRLLEDFILSASTVDNQIEMKRICDHAYVTYKETSRERKGVIDPTTLYRARSEYQSEFHRFLKTQHTGSETFEAIQIMEKGRKILEKHLDTFIRDEYPVQAEEGGQAVLNCFVPWHRLLLGRPEYHYSWAAGVPGSEKLNEQDFKALVVTDDSSVILNQLHVAEQGTYRCSLQSRNGTVFYRVTFLLTVVPLPHQTHRSIISLPPLPYGDNYSPFKPTEGLLVPVTTMVTALSLAASVGLTVVLGLMICRRRTATEPRRRRKEDKTTENTV, encoded by the exons ATGATGCTCGTATTGGTGTCCCTGCTCTGCACTGTCCCTTCAGTCAAGGCCTGTCTGCAGTGTGACCGCAGGATCAGGCGCCTGCTTGAGGACTTCATCCTGTCTGCATCCACCGTGGACAAccaaattgaaatgaaaaggatTTGCGACCATGCCTATGTGACCTACAAAGAGACGAGCAGAGAACGAAAAGGAGTCATTG ATCCCACCACTTTGTACAGAGCCAGGAGTGAGTACCAGAGTGAATTTCACCGCTTCTTGAAAACTCAGCACACTG gATCAGAAACATTTGAAGCCATTCAGATCATGGAGAAGGGCAGGAAGATCTTAGAGAAGCACTTGGACACATTCATCCGTGATG AGTACCCAGTACAGGCTGAGGAGGGAGGCCAGGCAGTGCTGAACTGTTTTGTCCCATGGCATCGCCTTCTATTGGGAAGACCAGAGTACCACTACTCCTGGGCCGCTGGTGTGCCAGGAAGTGAAAAG CTGAACGAGCAGGACTTCAAAGCCTTGGTAGTGACAGATGACTCATCTGTGATCTTAAATCAACTGCATGTGGCTGAACAAGGAACATATCGCTGCTCTCTGCAGAGCCGAAATGGAACCGTCTTCTACCGAGTCACTTTTCTACTCACTG TTGTGCCTTTGCCTCACCAAACTCACCGTTCCATCATCAGTCTTCCTCCCCTGCCTTATGGAGACAACTACTCACCTTTTAAACCCACTGAGGGCCTGCTGGTGCCAGTCACGACCATGGTTACTGCTCTGAGTCTGGCAGCGAGCGTAGGCCTCACAGTTGTCCTGGG ACTGATGATATGTCGGAGGAGAACTGCCACGGAGccaagaagaaggaggaaggaggacaaaaccacagaaaacactgtgtga
- the LOC124058522 gene encoding izumo sperm-egg fusion protein 1 isoform X3 encodes MMLVLVSLLCTVPSVKACLQCDRRIRRLLEDFILSASTVDNQIEMKRICDHAYVTYKETSRERKGVIDPTTLYRARSEYQSEFHRFLKTQHTGSETFEAIQIMEKGRKILEKHLDTFIRDGLCPNKCGLLRQRVMDCFSCHYKTYICPSPSGQQDCGEYPVQAEEGGQAVLNCFVPWHRLLLGRPEYHYSWAAGVPGSEKLNEQDFKALVVTDDSSVILNQLHVAEQGTYRCSLQSRNGTVFYRVTFLLTVVPLPHQTHRSIISLPPLPYGDNYSPFKPTEGLLVPVTTMVTALSLAASVGLTVVLGLMICRRRTATEPRRRRKEDKTTENTV; translated from the exons ATGATGCTCGTATTGGTGTCCCTGCTCTGCACTGTCCCTTCAGTCAAGGCCTGTCTGCAGTGTGACCGCAGGATCAGGCGCCTGCTTGAGGACTTCATCCTGTCTGCATCCACCGTGGACAAccaaattgaaatgaaaaggatTTGCGACCATGCCTATGTGACCTACAAAGAGACGAGCAGAGAACGAAAAGGAGTCATTG ATCCCACCACTTTGTACAGAGCCAGGAGTGAGTACCAGAGTGAATTTCACCGCTTCTTGAAAACTCAGCACACTG gATCAGAAACATTTGAAGCCATTCAGATCATGGAGAAGGGCAGGAAGATCTTAGAGAAGCACTTGGACACATTCATCCGTGATG GATTGTGCCCTAACAAGTGTG GGCTTTTGAGACAAAGAGTAATGGATTGCTTCTCCTGCCACTACAAGACTTATATCTGTCCCTCACCCTCTGGCCAGCAGGATTGTGGTG AGTACCCAGTACAGGCTGAGGAGGGAGGCCAGGCAGTGCTGAACTGTTTTGTCCCATGGCATCGCCTTCTATTGGGAAGACCAGAGTACCACTACTCCTGGGCCGCTGGTGTGCCAGGAAGTGAAAAG CTGAACGAGCAGGACTTCAAAGCCTTGGTAGTGACAGATGACTCATCTGTGATCTTAAATCAACTGCATGTGGCTGAACAAGGAACATATCGCTGCTCTCTGCAGAGCCGAAATGGAACCGTCTTCTACCGAGTCACTTTTCTACTCACTG TTGTGCCTTTGCCTCACCAAACTCACCGTTCCATCATCAGTCTTCCTCCCCTGCCTTATGGAGACAACTACTCACCTTTTAAACCCACTGAGGGCCTGCTGGTGCCAGTCACGACCATGGTTACTGCTCTGAGTCTGGCAGCGAGCGTAGGCCTCACAGTTGTCCTGGG ACTGATGATATGTCGGAGGAGAACTGCCACGGAGccaagaagaaggaggaaggaggacaaaaccacagaaaacactgtgtga
- the dusp2 gene encoding dual specificity protein phosphatase 2: MTSSNEPLEITGNELVHILRTPRDQYISAGCVVLDCRPFLDFSFAHICESRNVNWNSMLRRRSKSSVVALEWLIPDKTLLGRLRRSEFSPVVVVDESSRSVAELRPESVVQMLLTALQNEVQTQICFLQGGFEGFSEAYPELCYSSASSHLSTVEPEPAGTGRRTPAYDQDGPVELLPFLFLGSAIHSSRRETLTAAGITAVLNVSSTCPNFYEGEFEYLRLTVEDSLAADIRACFSTAIAFINSVKHSGGRVLVHCQAGISRSATICLAYLMHTQRVKLDEAFDFVKQRRKVISPNLAFMGQLLQFETDVLCQG, encoded by the exons ATGACTTCAAGCAACGAGCCCTTGGAAATAACTGGCAATGAGCTGGTTCACATCCTCAGGACTCCCCGGGACCAGTACATCTCTGCTGGTTGTGTGGTGCTGGACTGCAGGCCTTTCCTTGATTTCTCTTTTGCGCACATTTGCGAGTCCCGAAATGTCAACTGGAACTCAATGCTACGTCGTAGATCGAAGAGCTCGGTGGTGGCTCTGGAGTGGCTCATCCCAGACAAGACGCTCCTGGGCCGGCTGCGGCGCTCTGAGTTCTCCCCGGTGGTCGTGGTGGACGAGAGCAGCCGCTCAGTGGCcgagctgaggccagagagcGTGGTTCAAATGCTGCTCACCGCCCTGCAAAACGAGGTTCAGACGCAGATCTGCTTTCTACAAG GTGGATTTGAGGGATTTTCAGAGGCCTATCCAGAGCTCTGTTACAGCTCTGCCAGCAGTCACCTGTCCACAGTGGAGCCAGAGCCAGCAGGGACTGGACGGAGGACTCCAGCATACGATCAG GATGGTCCGGTGGAGCTACTGCCCTTCCTCTTTTTGGGCAGTGCCATCCATTCCTCCCGCAGAGAGACCCTCACGGCAGCGGGCATCACAGCTGTGCTCAACGTTTCCTCCACATGTCCCAACTTCTATGAGGGCGAGTTTGAGTACCTGCGGCTCACTGTGGAGGACAGCCTCGCTGCTGACATCAGAGCCTGCTTCTCCACAGCCATAGCCTTCATCA ACTCGGTGAAGCATAGTGGTGGTCGGGTTCTGGTGCATTGCCAGGCAGGTATCTCCCGCTCTGCCACCATCTGTCTGGCCTACCTCATGCACACGCAGCGCGTCAAGCTCGACGAAGCTTTTGACTTCGTGAAGCAACGACGTAAAGTCATCTCCCCCAACCTGGCCTTCATGggacagctgctgcagtttgagaCCGATGTCCTCTGTCAGGGATGA